AAAGTGGAAAACTCGAAACAGCTTCAAGGATGTCGCTTCTTAGTACGCGTTTTTCCTTCCTGTTTCATGAGGGTAAAAAATGTTGTAACTgcgtaaaaataataacgacGAATATTTCTACATATAAAACGATATCATATATTCGTCTGGAACAGTTCAATTTTAATCAACGatgaacaaataattttagaaaaaagaaaacacaggAGAGCGACGCTTTGCGATCAATATTCGAATTCTGATAACttacttctttatttttaattgttcttttttctttgtgatAAGCAAACGGATATTCTCCATGAGAATGTTTATTAGCGAACTTGATGAACgtttgataattatattacacaCTCTCCAGATGAAATACAGTTTCGTTTCTTATTACACGCTTTGTTGTTTCTCCTTCcgattctatttatattataatatcgagCGTGCGATCCAAGCTAACGTTCGGACAAagagagaaattaaaattgaagtaGGTCAAGTGTGAACGTACCTGGGAGACGTTTTTTGGTATCATCCTTTTGTGTCAGTGTCTTCCAACTATGgcgtctttttctttctttttttctttttttttttttttttttttttttttatttaatattaccgTTCAAAGTTAAAGAACTCGAGCAAATTCTTACACTCTGAAATACTATATcatgaaatacatatttctttagCTTCTCTTAGAGCTTCACAATTTTTAGCGAAGCATTAACGTTGCTCAATTCTCATTCTAATATTCTTCGTATATACCTTTTTAAATCTGAATTTAtgttaaattgttttataggAACGTTTACAAGTTTTGATGCACTTTATTGTTAATCGTTTAAGTTGAACGCGAAAGAGTgatttatgacattataataatttgcatcatttgcaaaaaaaaaataacaaaatatttattaaccaTTTTGAAATTGATTCATAACGGAATGTGTATTCGATTCGACGTGTGATTGTTAAATCAATCTTCATAACGTGATATCGCTTGGcgcttttttatttaatacaatagGAGAAGTCAGCAGAAATATCACTAAATATAGCtatttatctttaataaatatttcgatatcttatttaataaatcctCCGCCTCCTTTAACGCTCTACGAaggatttatattttcttaagcTGATGAAGGTTATAATACTTAAGATCTGTACTAAAAATCTTCGACATTAGAGAGATCACCTAAATATCTGCTTTATTTATGAAAGAACTTGTCAGGACAAAGTTGAAGTATTTCAATCTAAAGCtaagaaagaattttttttcaagtttatttttttaagagACCTCAAAGTCATTGatatgttttttaataaaactctatatattttttacaccAGTGGATGTAACTTTTTATTCCCTGTATAAAAGTATTAAGGCACTTATGTACTTTCCTTGTCTTCCAGACAGCAAGTGTTACGAAATTAaggttaaaatatcttttaaactaaCCGTTTCAGGCACAAGTATCTTGATACGTTTGTATATGGAACAAGAAAACGCGTCGATtgatgaataataaaatatagaatttcatttaaaacgtTACAATTTGAGGAAAAATTATCTTCAGAAAAAATTCTTCCCACCGATACATGTGCCCCCTGAAATACCTTAACTTTGTCCTGAGAAGCTTATCGTACAACCGTACATAAGGCAGATATTTATGTGATCTCATTAAGCTGAGACACCCcgcataaaatattaacgagTCCActgttattctatttttaaattaaaatattcatggaTACTTTTGACAGTACGATATTCCTAAAATGGTAAAAAACGCATCAGATGTCGGTGGATCGAGGATTCACGATTATGATACAGCACTGCAGCTACATTTGGAAACTAGAGAGAACATGGAGGGGATAGGTGATTACGTATGTCTCGCGTGTGGATCACATCTCGCAGTTCCAGCTTTCAGCTCTCCTTGAGGGACTTCAGTATGAATCGGGACGGTTGAGAGCAGTATCCATGATGATGAGGTTCGTCATACTCTTGTTCTTCTGCGGCGCGATCGCTGGTAGTAACGACACTTTGAGCAACGTAATCCCCAGCGACGAGCTACTGGATTTAGAAGAGCAGAACGAGGAGAATAGGCTCGCAAATAATAGAACTCTGAACGAAATATACGAGGATGCTGTTCACGCTTATCTGGATGAAGACTGGGACCGCTGCATTCAAGACTTCAACACCGTTTCTCATGGGTAAATctcaaattgaaattatgaattataatatataaattatgaattataagaataatgattatatctaatttataattatagataattataaaaagagttggtaaaaaaaaataattatttagtaATTAGTGCAAGAGAATCCTATACCGTATACTTCTACTATTTACTAGAAGATAGAAATTCAGTTTTTAAATTGCAaacataacaaaatataaagtgATTCACTGTGcacatatatctttttcaatattctttttttccattGGATACTTTTTTAGATACAAGGCCTACAAGCGAATGATAACAAATTGTAGACGAAAATGCCGTATCAAAGCTGAAGGTGCACCACCGATTTTTCCAGAAAACATCGAGGATTTAcacttttatgaaaaaaagatcAAAGAGACACTATGCCTCTTAACGTGCAATAACGAATATCGGGAGATCGTTGGCTCGAACGTGCTGAAGATGTTACCACGTGAAACTGAACAGAAATTGTTGAACAATGGTATTTATGAATACCTGCATATTTGCTACTATCAGGTaactaaaaagaaagaataactATTAGAAATTATCTTATGatttaatcctttttttttctttggtgCCGCataagataattaaaagaagcaaaaaaatattaaaaattataaaatagcaaatatattattatgtaaatgtatattataaaatatgggATAAATTAACCGATTTATTGTAGCTTTCACTCTTTAAATTTAGCAAGGGATCGATGCTTCTTTAGTATCCCATAAAAGAGGCTGGCGGATTCTAATAAGAGAACTTACGCAATCGTGGCTTCGCAAACCTTACACTAGTGACTTTTTTAGCAGATAAATAATGAGTTTAATGCTCTGAGCAGTCAACTCGACCATAAAGCCTAGCCTACGTAATCGGCGCGCTAATGTTCGGTAGCAATATACCGAAGCGTATTGCATATGCGTCTCATAAAATGTCCCTTCAAACAATCAGATCTCATAATTGCATGAAATATgattctaataaattttcgcCTTTTGCAATACTAATCAACTTTTTCACACTGATCCCATGTTTTAGTACAAGGTTTCATATACGTTGTATCATCTCTTAATTCCATAAATTCTATCctgattttttaatcattttttaataaatatattttttatagacaCATCGATATCAAGACGCAGCCAACGCGCTATTTACCTATCTAGTCGTACATTCTAATCATGAGGTGAATCTGAATCTTTTCAAACGCTATTTAACACTGCCAGGTGTGGAAGAGGAGAAGGTGATAAATCTAGAAACACCGACTTATGTCAGCGTTTACTTCAAAGGCGTCTCAGCTTATGAAAACGGAGATTATGCAGAAGCCGCCGGTCTGTTCGAGACATCATTACGATCGTACTTAGAAGCCGAGGAGGAATGTAGATTTTACTGCGAAGGTCCTTTTGACCAGGGTTGGCATCCAGAATTTACTTCCTCCATCGCAAGTGAGTGGATCTGGAACATAAAAGAAAGCCGGTATATTATCGTTTCCTAAAAATAGCCCTCCGTTTCTTTCAGATCATTTTACGTACTGTTTGAAATGCAAACGATCGTGTTCGCGTAtgttaaacaatataaatggCGATTACCGCAGACACATGTTCAGAAGTCATTACGATTATTTGCAGTTCTCTTATTACAAATGTGAGTATACTCGCTGGTCGAAATGCGATGCGATCATAAGATAAGTTAATAGGGATATTAGAAGTTAGGAAcgcaaaattttaatcatagTTGCACAAAACATGTATCTATCTCTAACTTCCGTGATAATATAcgctgtatatttttcgtatttaaaaaatgcatagCCTTGTACCAAATAAGctaacaatatacatatatatatactggcGCATTTATCGCCACCAGTATCTTGTTTGTAAAATGTAGCAAAGTTTTCTCTGAGAAAAgagtataaacatatatgcgttagttattcataaaatttaccGATAATAACACCTTGATGTACGAATAGTTAACTTATAAATGTTACACCTTTGCAATTACCATGgcaaattaattgtaatttcgtGAATAGAGCTTTTCAGGATGTTCTTAGTCATAGCTCGAAGGAGGTTTAATTGGATTAATCTTGTGTAAGTGCTTAGGCTGTTCCATTTTAATGATCGACATCGTTTATCCGTGGAAATAGCTCCGAGCTGTTGCCTAATCTAGTTTTTTGCCGCTGACTTAATCTCTCGTTGAGCCAATTTATTTCTCACCATGGGCAGCcttgcaaaatattatactacattagtatgtatcattacgtgtTTTTATAGTGGGAAACTTAAAAGCAGCCTGTGCCGCTGTAGGAAGTTTCTTGCTCTTTGATCCGGTGGATAAAACGATGTTGCAAAACAAAGAATACTATAATGCTCAGCCAAAAGTCAAAGTTGACTACTTTTCTCCGAGAGAGGTGACTATCCGACCATTTATcacttaaaaatatgaaaatacaaaatgcaataaatgctaataacatatacaaaattaattatatcccttttttatttttttttttaggacgCTATCAATTACGTAAAAAGACAGGAATACGAATTGAACCTGCTGCATTACATTTCTAATGAATTTTcagttataaatgaaaaattccagaagataaaaaaattggAACAGGACAATGAAACGAATAATGCCGAAAAAAAAGAGCTGGGAAAGGTAAAGAATGCGATgtaaaaaagattgaaaatacatatttgataCTAATAAACTAATCGACTGAAACACTTATTCGATTTTTACGCGTACAAATCGGTCAGTTATTTTCTAAAGTCTAACATGTTTGTACTTTAAGAAAAGCTCTTGATTACCTCTGTGTAtcttttgaaagaaaaagataataaaatattcacaaacagaaatacttttttttatcaaataactAGTTCTTTTTCCACTCGAATTACTTACGTTTCTATTAGATGTCATATTCGAATTTTCGTTGAAACGCCTATGGGATGCAACCCAAAATGCATCCATGCATTTATTGTACAAACATGTAGGCGATTAGTagattaattacatttttataggaTTCCACTTTTAACCGGTTATTTTTCAGATATCAGATACAAAAGCAATACTACATCCACCACCTGGTTATTCGTTGTTTTATTACACGAAattatcaaacaatttttcaatgaaacgaATCGAGGACCACAAAATACacgataaaagatattttgaggacaaaaacgatatttatttaaaagaggAGGATCTTGGTGGGCAAAATCGTTATGTTGCTGATGGTTTCCTTAATTCCACCGAGTGTGAATCTATGATGCAGTTCGCTACTGTATGTATCATTAGCAAGTTCTATTTTACTCTTCAAAGTCTGTATCtgtattaacaattattttaatgtacatatatgtatgtatataatgatAGATGACTGCGGTAGAAGGAGATGGTTACAGTGAAAATAAAAGTCCACAttcaaaatatgaaaagtttGAGGGAATAACTGTTGGGCGAGCGGCtttggtaaaatattcttattttatataatggCTACAATAATATGCTGATGTATTAATGATAATGATGTTGATTCTAGATGGTATACTTTGGGCAAATAAAACCAGAATGGCTGGAATTGCTTTTAGAAAAGACCGAACAAGTTCGGGACCATGTGGAAAGGTATTTCGGACTAAATCATCGACATCTGTATTTCACCTACACTCATTTGGTCTGCCGCACAGCTCTACCCGGTAATTTTCACCTGATGCATCACCGTGCTTCTGGTTCCTTTCGCAGCCGAAATCGCGTTGCACCGATTCACTTGGTACGACTTGTGGGTAACGGTGACCAGTCAAAACATAACTGAATAATCAATTCCAgatgtttcctttttctttaatcTGAAAAGACATATacacagaaaagaaaagaatgaatACCTATTCCGTGATAAAGCAAcaaatcattttcattttaatttagatTCGCCGGTGGATCGAGACGATCTGAGTCATCAAGTTCACGCGGATAATTGTCTGTTGAAGGATAGAGATGTCTGTCTTCGCGAGAGTCCAGCTTATGTTTGGAGAGACTACTCTGCGATTTTGTATCTGAATGATGATTTTCAAGGTGGTGAATTCTTTTTCACCGAAGATCGCGTTACTCGAACGATGGATAACGTTGTTTCACCACGTTGCGGACGAATTGTGGCCTTCTCTGCTGGTAAAGAAAATCTCCATGGAGTTCGTGGTATTTTACAGGGTAAGAGATGCGCTTTGGCGCTATGGTTCACTCAGGACAAGAAATATCTCGAATACGAGAGAGTATTAGCATCGGCAATCTTGAAAAGAGTTCAACGAGTAGGACCTTTTGAGGGAAAGGACATCCAAGTGCCTCctaagtaaataatatattcaatgCTTTAAGTATTAAGACGTTAAGTAACTTATTGTCTTAAAATCTTTCTTTGATCTTCAGGTACGAGGATATGCTTATCCAGTATATGCACAGCGATGAATTGctgaaacattttttgaaaAGTTCTCTATAAGAGAAGTATGAATGGTTGTGATAGATAGCTACAACATTTTGCTACAATTTCAGAAGTTCTACAGgagaagaataatttaaaagagtaatatatgtatttttatggTTAGTAAAATCTGACCTAATATCCAAACTGGGACCTGAGAAGATGCATTGATAGTCATTAACAAAAACAGTGAATCCTAGTAAACATACgttgaattataaattaattataaattctcaGTTTCTCTGTACTTATAACGGAGTCGCTTATTGAAATTATGTACCTTATCAGTATCGAACAGTAGGctctttcgaataaaatgtcGACGTTAAATTGCTTAACATTAGTACGATTGCTTATATAAATTCCGAGCAGgttatttttacattacattatatatatatatataatacataaaatttattttataatagggATGGTATAGAACTTGCGAGACATCTATACAAGTGTTTTGTACTGATTATATGAAATCAATTCGTAACACTCGATGTACTCCACTtggtgttatattttttttcatctttatGTATCTTGCGTTACTCACAATTTCTCTTTTGATTCATTCGTACcatttcatttcctttttttctttttgttctaaGCGTACAAAGTATCATTAATCCTTTTTATCAAACTTTCTCGTCTCTAATTAAACATATTATATCGACGATTTTATACATTAGAAATGAAATGTCAATATGTGTATTGACACGAAGGATGTCCATAATCACGGCACACATACACAATTGAtggtttatttatatataaaatatcctaaTCTTTATTAGAACATAGACATTACATGTCAACAGGCTTACATAACCATTCTATGTATCATGTAACATGTATATCGTATTAATTTATCTTCTTGTTCGTATTTATACTATGTATAAGagtttattatgtatatgcaATTGCATTGCAATCCTATCTTTTAACgcatttctctctctctctttctctctctcttcctttcatTCCTTTTCCATGCTCCCTTTCTCTCACACATGACTTTAAGTCCTGTACACACGACTGCCTTTAGTTTTTTGTATGCGTGTCAATTCCAACACAAAATGCGCGTGTTTgttgaaagtttctttcgtgtgtgtgtgtgtgtgtgtgtgtgtgtgtgattttatttatcagaatctgataaaattgtatttctcgTCATTATTACAATAATACGTAAAAAGCGAGTCGCATAAAATCTAATCATATGTTTTACTTCTGCGTAATCGTACGCATAGGAATCGAAAAAACTTATGCCCGACCGTAATGATATCAAAGGGTGATAAAAAGCCGTAGTTAAACcacgttttctttttaaacacCGTCAGTTCTTTGTTCGGGAATTCAGTCAGGAAGAAAGTGAACGCGATCGTAGTAACATTAATTATGTTTCGTTACAAACatttattacgaaattatAGTGACATCTGCGTATCACAGAAGAGCTCAGTCGATTTTTTGCAGGAACCACTCCATAATAATCGTatgctcttttctttttttcttcatccttatttatcttttttttttttttttttaaacattatcATGCCCAATCATGTACCGAAGATAGATATTTAATCTTTAAATCGTCGATGTACATAATCAAACATTTCCAAACAACTTTTTCCGATCAAATGCTTTCAGAATAGGATCAATCAATGTAAAAGCTTTACTAAAAGAAACATATCAACATATTTGTTAAGTATTAAACAACATCGAATGGAGTGGTCACCAATTTTATCGCATTACTTAGATGGTTTCTTTATATTGCTCTTCGTAGaccttttctttgttttcttttttcacatgagtatatgataataatagtaatcattactataataataacaaaatgaaatgtaaattcgTAAAATAGACGTGGAGCTTCGCGGTTAAACGCTAAAtagttttcttaaaatataaaatcatctTACAATGTACCTTTCAAATGAATGATAGCTATAAAAAAGTTTACCGTGCTTGTCATCCAATAACCAAACATAGCAGTTCGCACTTTTTCTACGAATTACTTCATAGCTTAAAGGATAATGCACTTTTAGAGCCAGGTAACGAATACCTTGCAACAAGTATCACTGCAACTCGTGCATAGATTAAAATTAGACAATCTAAATCTTTGAGTATGTTAATTGAATTTGTCATTTTTATCGGaggttataaatataacattagaaaaaaaaataaacaagatatttttcataaaatctaATAACTTTgctaaaatatcaataaaaaattaaaaagtacaatgttataacttttataacTTACttggaaaaagtaaaaaaatattttacattatgtcAACTATGCACGAGGTATTTTATGCACATGGTATTTAGATGCCAACTTGTTGCCGATAATCTAAACTTGCACAAAAGGAAGCATCGTGTGTGCTGgactatataataatattcgaattCGATTTTTTCAGACTTATTCTTAGAGTTATTACTTCGtttttatatacacatatacatatacacacaggCGGTATGTATGCACATGTAACTGTTAAACGAGATGGACTGTCTCTAAAAACGGTCGATTCGCTTTATGAATATATCGCAAAATCATTGCAAACAATactgaaaatgaaagaataagGAAAAACAAGAAAACGATAGGATACAGTCGATTCGCATTAAAAGTTAAACGTAGtaattttcgttttaaaataataaatataggaaatatttaatgataattatagaaaaaatatagaattatttttgcgataatgaaaagaatgaaatGATTATTGTGGAATTACCATGAAATGTAACTTGCAATTCTTCGAACATTTCATAAGATCTAAAAAATTAATCGCAAATCGCGCAACTAatttgtttgttataatattaaaatcgtatgtttaatcattttaataaagcatttctttttcattactTGCCGATTTCACTTAGTATTACGTATGAACTATTACTAATCTATCGAACATTTTGTTCTTAACGTCCTCGCTATTTTCTTTGTTCATAAATAAAGCAAAACTACGttgcaattcttttttttctttttctttttttctttacgttAACGTACGCAGGAATCGCTGCGTAATAAAGTTGAATGTGTTGTAAAACAAAGAATACGATTTCATTTTGGgaatcattaattttttaaatatacgtgtaaccaaatattttttcaaaaattccacGGATATCGGTAAAAACAGATCTGAAAACGTATACAACAGGACTacatcgaaaaatttaaaaagtaaatataaagcCTCCGTGTAAAATAGAAACGCTAATGTACAGACACGAAGTTAATTGGTGTTACAGAATCTTTACATTTCTTTCAAAACTTCTTAACGATAAGAtagcaatatataataattacattaaaattaacgCAAAATTTAACAATAGATTAAGAACATTGTACTGTTTGATGATCTTTTCTAGAGCTTTTCCGTGCTGTTAGGTAAAaaaagtcataacgtatgtattttgattatatatatgtatatatatacacatatatatacatatatacatatatatatatatatatagacacAATAATATGGCGAGAATATCGTGGTGAAAAATATGCTGGACACCAAAGGTTTTATGCGAGAAAGGTCTACTTACtcttcgacgttttaaacgttttCTGCTGTCGTTATCGTCATCATCGTCGTCGTAGTTACACCTCGTTTACGCATCACGTACAAACTTTACTAAAATAGTACAATCTAATCgagaatatatagaaaaattgaaaaatatacaagttaTAAAACACAGAACGCTATTCATCAGGTAGCGAGTGACTTACGAAGTCCAACTATGTTTTTCGTTACATTTCTGTCCAAATGTTTTCTTCACCTAGGATCATATATATCGTACCATACGCATCTTAATTTATGAAGGGTACGAATTTATGTGATCTTCATTTGCCGCTTTCTCGTATCCAAGatcctttcttttcctttttttaacacGTAACGCGAATAAACTTTACATTCTGCTATATGGAAATCACGTAGCATCACGGCATCTGTACAAATTATTCGTCTACTATGTAATCTTATTATTGTATCGCACACGTTCTTTGGTATCCAACAGGCTTCCCCACGCCGATTTCGAATTTGAACGAACATTAGTCGTGGTATGGGCAGTGAATGAACAAGCAAGTGCCAATATTAAATGGGCAGGCTCTCCCATTGAGGCGCCCATTCTGGAAGTCGTCAATCCACATTGGATGGTGGAGCAGCGTATCTACTCCGTGAGTCGGAATCTCCATCACAAATATACTTTCCTGAAAGTACACAGAAACTGTTCTCctaatgtaatttatatgcATTGTTAACTTGTAAGAACATCGCTCGTGTAAGGACACTATTGTAACTAAAGAAACAAATAGATagaggaaaaaatatagaaagtaAATCACTCACCAGATACGAATCTACGCTTTACTAAACTTAATCTATATCCCGGGCCTAAAAGCTCGAACTCAACTCCGGATAATGTGGTCCCTTCGCAATTAAACTGTGTGAATATGGTTCCTTGGTTTCCTGGCCCATGCGCGAGTTCCACCCGAGCTTTCAACGAGCCTACGCCGTTACCTTCGCTGTGCTGCGACAGTTCCGTGAACTTCCACAGTACCCGATTCGTGTCTTGCAACCACTGTGCCTGAGGTTTACTATTCAGTGACTTGAAACCTCCGTCTATAGGCGCAGCCACGTGAAGATTTAACAGTGGACTTGGAGAAGCCATAGCACGactgttatatttataatcgaTCTGAAACACGCGTAAATCGTTTGTTTAGCAAAAGATTGCTGTAGTAATGTATCAACGATAAGTACCTTAAGATCGGTATGAGTCGTTTCACACTTCCAATAGGCAACAAGTTGGAAAGGGCATGAACCTGCGCCCTCCTTGCACTTGATTTGATACTTGAGTATGTCGACGTTAAAATACGAAGCTGAGGGATTTTGTTCAGCCTGTTTGCGTAACAACGTAGTTAAGGCACTCATATTGAATTCAAAAATTGTACTGTCGACAGTTGTCTGCGTTGCATCCCTGcagaaaatatcaatattcgAACATTCTCGTACGAACTATTTACCACAATCTTCATCCTATCGTTAACTTACATGCTGACAAGCTGATTATTagggaacaatttttccaatctATTACTGTTTCGCACGCGAAACGTAAGTTTCGCAGGGCTTGGATTATTCGCTAACACGGCGACGATACCAGCAGGGAACGATAACATCATATCTCCACTGAGTTTCACCTGACACCGTGTTTCATCGGTACCTCTGAAATAAGAGTGTACTATCTCATGGAAAGCAACTGCTAAAGGTATAGTGTCTGCGAGTCCAATCGTGAGCGGAGATGGGCCCCTGGAAGAGCCAACACCAACACCAGCTGTACGAAACTCTAAGCTAGCCACGCTATCGGCTCTGGATATAGTTGCCGGTGACATTCTACCCCTTGGCGAAGGACCTTCTCCTCTTCGGGACGGAGGTCTAGGAATGATGATGGATCCTGTCGGAGTGGAGGATGCGGATTGCTTGGGAGGTAAGGCCGGAGTGATGTCTCCTACTTCCGAAAACAAATCACCATCTGCAAACGATGAAATCTTCTACATTTCCTATACATAGCCTAAGTTCCcatatagtatacatataacGACATGATACTTTTGACAAGACACAGAAAGCGCCCCGATAAGCTAAGAGTGTGACGACGTGACTCCCGTAAACTCACCAGGGAATCGTGGGTGAGGATGTGTAGGTGGTGCGGATTGTGGCGGCTGTGGTTGAGGCGTCGGTGACAAAGACAGTGGCGGAGGACTTTGCAATGGCGCGTACGGATGACTACCAGTCGGCGTTGAGGCGCTCGATGGTGTACTGCTAGGATTGAACAAGTTTAGGCCAAGTAAATCCGAGCTTGGCTTACCTCCTAATTGCTGTGACACTGACTGAGACCTTTTCATATGATGATCTGAATCGTTATTTGATCCTCTGCGTCCCTGTTACGTAATTGGAACGATATCGTTGGAGAAAAAAGATCCTCTGAAAGTATTAACAcctaagaaagaaaaatcgaagaaaagtaAAGAACGTACCGTCGGTGCAGGCGATAACGATAGATTTTCCACAGTCGCCCTGAGTTCGTCCACACTGGCGCTCATCGGTGCTCCACCGTTGCTTAGTGGTTTTATTTCCACTCGGATCTTTCGTTCCCTCTCATCCTCTGAATCGGTATCTGAGCTAGAATAAAATCCTTTCTCATTCTCCCACGGCTCTGCTTTTGGTCTAATACAGAAACCATCCTCATCTACTTCCGGTGTCGGTGTTTCAGACTTTCTACTGTCATCCTTATCCTCCctattatatagaattagcGCAGTTCAGTAGGATATACCCTCAAATGTTCCAGCAGGCCCAGTGCATCATGTACACATGATaaaatctctttcttttctctgtcttttattttacgtatcAGAAACtaagttattaataattgtgcgttattttacattacaacGTCATTGTGCTTTAGCGGTACTAACGTgccaataaaaattgtaaaagaagaattaaaaaaaagaatagaggACATAGGCATAAGATCTAATTCTATGATCAAgctttttgtataaaaatgttatttgtgCTACTGGTTATTATGGTTTTAATATTC
The nucleotide sequence above comes from Bombus fervidus isolate BK054 chromosome 6, iyBomFerv1, whole genome shotgun sequence. Encoded proteins:
- the LOC139988126 gene encoding F-BAR domain only protein 2 isoform X3; this translates as MTVDFADYFWGEKNNGYDVLYHNMKHGAVASKELAEFLKERSTIEENNYKVLSKLAKQAGSSSSTQGTFAPVWAALRGAAEKLAGLHLQMAQRVTELIKDVSKYTDELHKKHKAVKEEESSTLEVVQSIQNITVTLHKAKDMRMQKGLELEKLRKDNASQKELEKAEMKFKKAQDDYKTLVDKYMGIRNDFQTKMTQTCRRFQYVEETHLKHMKEFLNIYADVLQSNHEQVGQVHIDFKRQCSDMTVDKLLEQFVQSKYTGFEKPGTFEYEEIITGLGEMTSHSQLESNVETPKETSKGANGETGVAGNIHSSKNDRGLKGEGCQVDEEKGTVQEKTNENLNERDRELSHAQATKASRRTTSLLNLFMSNSQDKQKQAGSGSAPATPQGNNLPPAVPPPSISRNPLRGSKWFLRSRREKRKEKKAKKKKDIVETSSNKEEKSDLEDKDDSRKSETPTPEVDEDGFCIRPKAEPWENEKGFYSSSDTDSEDERERKIRVEIKPLSNGGAPMSASVDELRATVENLSLSPAPTGRRGSNNDSDHHMKRSQSVSQQLGGKPSSDLLGLNLFNPSSTPSSASTPTGSHPYAPLQSPPPLSLSPTPQPQPPQSAPPTHPHPRFPDGDLFSEVGDITPALPPKQSASSTPTGSIIIPRPPSRRGEGPSPRGRMSPATISRADSVASLEFRTAGVGVGSSRGPSPLTIGLADTIPLAVAFHEIVHSYFRGTDETRCQVKLSGDMMLSFPAGIVAVLANNPSPAKLTFRVRNSNRLEKLFPNNQLVSMDATQTTVDSTIFEFNMSALTTLLRKQAEQNPSASYFNVDILKYQIKCKEGAGSCPFQLVAYWKCETTHTDLKIDYKYNSRAMASPSPLLNLHVAAPIDGGFKSLNSKPQAQWLQDTNRVLWKFTELSQHSEGNGVGSLKARVELAHGPGNQGTIFTQFNCEGTTLSGVEFELLGPGYRLSLVKRRFVSGKYICDGDSDSRSRYAAPPSNVD
- the LOC139988126 gene encoding F-BAR domain only protein 2 isoform X2; this encodes MTVDFADYFWGEKNNGYDVLYHNMKHGAVASKELAEFLKERSTIEENNYKVLSKLAKQAGSSSSTQGTFAPVWAALRGAAEKLAGLHLQMAQRVTELIKDVSKYTDELHKKHKAVKEEESSTLEVVQSIQNITVTLHKAKDMRMQKGLELEKLRKDNASQKELEKAEMKFKKAQDDYKTLVDKYMGIRNDFQTKMTQTCRRFQYVEETHLKHMKEFLNIYADVLQSNHEQVGQVHIDFKRQCSDMTVDKLLEQFVQSKYTGFEKPGTFEYEEIITGLGEMTSHSQLESNVETPKETSKGANGETGVAGNIHSSKNDRGLKGEGCQVDEEKGTVQEKTNENLNERDRELSHAQATKASRRTTSLLNLFMSNSQAMSVVSDKQKQAGSGSAPATPQGNNLPPAVPPPSISRNPLRGSKWFLRSRREKRKEKKAKKKKDIVETSSNKEEKEDKDDSRKSETPTPEVDEDGFCIRPKAEPWENEKGFYSSSDTDSEDERERKIRVEIKPLSNGGAPMSASVDELRATVENLSLSPAPTGRRGSNNDSDHHMKRSQSVSQQLGGKPSSDLLGLNLFNPSSTPSSASTPTGSHPYAPLQSPPPLSLSPTPQPQPPQSAPPTHPHPRFPDGDLFSEVGDITPALPPKQSASSTPTGSIIIPRPPSRRGEGPSPRGRMSPATISRADSVASLEFRTAGVGVGSSRGPSPLTIGLADTIPLAVAFHEIVHSYFRGTDETRCQVKLSGDMMLSFPAGIVAVLANNPSPAKLTFRVRNSNRLEKLFPNNQLVSMDATQTTVDSTIFEFNMSALTTLLRKQAEQNPSASYFNVDILKYQIKCKEGAGSCPFQLVAYWKCETTHTDLKIDYKYNSRAMASPSPLLNLHVAAPIDGGFKSLNSKPQAQWLQDTNRVLWKFTELSQHSEGNGVGSLKARVELAHGPGNQGTIFTQFNCEGTTLSGVEFELLGPGYRLSLVKRRFVSGKYICDGDSDSRSRYAAPPSNVD